CATCAACAACGATACATTGATTGTCTGGGGATAACGATACCATGACTATATcagtgaaaaataaaacttaatctatatatataccaCTTCGATTTTTGATtcataataagaaaaataaattagaacCAAAACTAGATTCTGCCTTCCTGACTTTTAATAAATGAAGGATTTTTGGTACATTAATTGGTAGCTTTCTTATACGTTGTAATAAATGATCAAGTTGAACTATTATTGGTAGGGCCTCTTTGGAAAATGTTATTACAGCAGCCTCACAAGAAACAAAATAGTACAgtaaaagaataaagaaaaaggAATCTTAAAAGAATGGAGAAAaggaattaaatatataattaataaaaccgTGACCATTCATATTAATGATCTAACGGCCACGAGTTCTCATGATCAAAGAGTTAAATCTcaggaaaaaaattataaatgtagAGTGGCGTTTAGCGcgttttctcattttttttttctttttattttctgggTTTCtcgaataaaaaaaacttagaattttttttttttaattctcgaTCCTTTTTCTGGgcttccagaaaaaaaaaatacagtctTTTTAGAAGAGAAAGTGAGTAAAAAGAAAACCCCATTTGAAATTATGTTTATTTCCAACTTAAATTCTCAATCTTTCATCctcaaattctaaaaaaaaaagtttactacttttagtaaaaaaataatttgcgTATTTAAGTTGATGAGATTTAGTAAGTGAAAGGTGCGagctttcttctttcttttgatcTAACTACTCCTTACAAAAACCTTTTTCTTTCCTCAGATCTATTATCTCCAACTTGTTGTTGTTCTCTGTGTTTGTCTGACTATTCATCTTCGCGCTTTTTAGTGAGTttcttttttaacattttaattttggaGTTCATAGCTTTTTGCTGGTGATAATGACTTTAGTTACTGTGTATCTAATTTAGTGAAAACGAAAGGTTGATTGGAGAATTGTGAGTAACATTGTTAATTAAGTTTTAAACAAGtgtatttgatttgtttatggtttagatttatattattttgatgaaAAGTCTCAACGTTTTTGATTCTGTTTCAGGTATGGTGTCACACGAAGAGAACACGGGTATAGTGGAATGGTTTCTTGGTCCGCATCCATTCACGTATCCTCCTTATGGCGTTGAGATGATTCACGAGCAAGACGAAgaagttcatcatcatcattataatCATCTTCAGAGCGGTGAGTATTACAGAGAAGAGGAGTATGAAGAAGATCATCGTAGTAGCAGCGATGTAGATAACGACGAGATCATTGCAAGAACACTCCAAGACGATTTTTTGCAGCTTCAAATTGCagaagataataataataataacgactattcaaatcaaaatcaacaacaacaacatcaacaagaagaagaagaaggttataCTAATAACTATAGCAGTAACAGTAACGAATATGGTTGGAACGATCAAGCCGTTGTGGATTACTCTTCAGGTTATTATTATTGAAGAGCCTCTTCTTCATTGGTTTATGTTTTGAGGATTggatttacaaattaaaaaaatgtgtcTGTGTTGttttgtgttgtgttgtgttgtagAATGGGTAGGAAACGAGAATGATCAAGAGGATGATTCGGCTAACATATATTCGTGTTCAAGTCCGAGTGATACGGATGAGTATGTGTACTCATGGGAATCAGATCAGTGTGAGGCTGATGGTGAATTCGGAAGGAGGTTGAATCAGATGGTCCCTCTCCCTGTAAGTACTCAAACACAATATGATATATAACTTGTTGTAtcaatttgacaaaaaaatcataatatataaatacagtATGTACCAAAAATAAATGGAGAAATACCTCCGGAAGAAGAAGCAGTTTCAGATCATGAAAGACTTCGGAATAGGTactgtaataatatatatgttttctgttTATATATAAACCATTCTTTGATTCAATTATTTCTCTCAGGTTAGAGCTATTTGACTTCGCAGAGGTCAGAGTTCCAGGAGATGGTAATTGCCAGGTAAACTTCTACTTCCATCTCCATAAACAGATCATCCTGGAAGAACTAGACTTTACTCAATcattagttctttttttttttgttattacagTTCCGTGCTTTAGCTGATCAACTCTACAAGACCGCAGATCGTCATAAACACGTTAGACGACAAATTGTAAAACAGGTTTGATGATCAATCTGCTACTCATGTGTATTTAAGAAGCTTTACCAATTCATATGAGctcatttattttttggaaCTTTTAAAAACTCTTGGTATTATAGCTCAAATCTAGTCCGGATGCTTATGAAGGATACGTGCCTATGGACTTCTCAGAGTATCTAAAGAAGATGTCTCGGTAAAAATAATCTTCTCCTTAACCGCATTTCTTGAACCATagtctttttttgttaaaagctTTTTAGTATTCAACTTTGAACACAGGAGCGGCGAGTGGGGCGATCACGTTACATTACAGGCAGCTGCAGATGCGGTATATATATTCTCTCTCAAAACTTTATGAAATGCTCTTCTTTTTCATTAATTCGTAATTAAACAGTTTTTGGTGAAAACTTTGAATTTCTGCAGTATCGGTTGAAAATAGTAGTGTTAACATCGTTCAAGGATACATGTTATATAGAAATTCTTCCTACCTCTCAAGAATCCAAAGGAGGTAAAAGAGTTTTTGAGTCCACTCTAATACTTTTTGCTTGCTTCTTCatctcaaattatattattttgcatATTGTCTGCAGTAATTTTCTTGAGCTTCTGGGCAGAGGTTCATTACAACTCTATCTACTTAAACAGAGGTACATTGTACTAAGCGTAGCTTATTTTTGACATACTGTTTTGCTTATTCATCTTGATTCATTAAGAGATATATTCTTCTTGATAATGTTTGTGTGTGTATATGTTCAGATACATCTGCAACAGAGCTACAAAGGAGGAAAAAATGGTGGCGTTTTGGAAACTAGACAGAGCCTTGGGGACCCCTAATCATCAATCAGTTCATCACTGagagtttatattaatatatttattgacATGAGGATGTTTAACGATGAACAAACAAAAGCTCACAGCTTCGAAGTCttacaaataatattgttttcttctttgaataaaaagatgaaattcTCTGCAgctaagaaattttaaatacacaaCATTTTTGATCtggtaagaaaaaaacattcttAATCCAAGCAGTTCCAACCAACTAAGATGTATCTTACTTGGAATGATTTCTCAATCCAAAACtacaaatatttattcattACTACATTGTTTCGGTTGGTTTAATGTGGAGAGATGTTCTACAAGGAACTTGTGCTGTAGAGATGTACCTTGTAGTTCGGCTATGGTTTAACCAGGGCGTGCCTGAGTTTTCTGGGTctacaagcaaaaaaaaaaaatggcttGTTCTCAGGCACGGCCATGGGTTTAACTTCTCTGTCTTGCATCAGTTCGAGATTCCTGAGAGAGTCTGTTTTGATTAATGAAAATTCAGCATGAAAATAAAATGTGCCCGCATAATAGGTTTGGCTACTACTAGTATGAAAATGCAATACCATCTAAAAATATGCGTTCTTTTAGTTACTAACTCAGTCTACCACACTCTGAGTCCAAAATAGCAAAAATATTAAGCGAGCTGAACCGGTTTGGGTGTTCTTGGCGCTGTTCTGGATGGTCCAGCTCTAAATGTCGTGACTACGCTCAATACCACAGCCCATGGCAATGGCAAGACCGGTGTATATGTGTTGAAAGAAAAGCCTTAGAGATATCTAAATGTGCAAAGATCAATGGCTTATTGGGTTTCTTAACGGCTTCTGGCGCGAGAGTGGCTGTGACCTTGAAGATTTATATACTCAATCCAAGCCTTGTACATCTCTCCATTACCAGGTTTACCTCCTTGAAACCAccgtttctttttttctttccaatCACTCCCGTCTTCTTGATCTGCTTCCCAAGACTGGCACCCCTTCACAGACACGCAATCGTTAGAATCAGAAACAGAGGACTTACATAATGCAACAATAAATGTGATGAACTCTAAAAAGATTTTCTATTCTAGAGTTTGCAAATcaaatagtataataatatatttttacttatataaaatatgtatttaataattattaatttataatttagtgggatcatatatttacataaaatttctttaaaaaaaattattattttattattttatcaatctGTATCAAATTTCCAAAGTTAAAACcagcaaaatttattaatttatagaaattattaatttatcaaatattaatgtATAGATGTTTTACTGTAAGATTTGTTGTAGTTGTGTGTTATAAACAAGACATACCttctatttttctctttttcttgaCACCAAAAGACAGACCTTCTTCGTTGGCTTTTTGTTCTGTATTATATCAATGTGTATTGTTGTATTGGTCAACGTTAAACACGATTTATTTGACTGCAGTTGATCTATAAATATTAACACATAATGTTTGGATCTTTCCAGATATGTATGCAGCGTGCATGCATGCAAGTAGCGTGGCTCACATGTCACGATCTCAATCCACCGTTGACTTTGGGTTCGGACAACCTGTAAACTTGATATGATCGTCTCTTGATTTCTATTTGAACTCTCTCGAAATTgcatattgtatatatataccaagACAAGATCCACGAGGTACGCTAACGCTGGTATGGGGTAATATTAACACACAAAATCATAAGTATGAGTTCATGCGACGACACTAAgttcatttataaattatttctcCAATAATAATGTCTATCGCCAATTATATATTCAGCTTAGCAAAGATTAATGACTTTCTGCATTGAATATTTTTCCatatgttatttattattattattatcgaCATCTATATATAGATGATGTATTTTGCATTCATAAACACACGATAACCAAAGATTGATCATAGTCAAAATCTCTCTCACACCATTCTTTGCTCAAAATAAAACATCTCTTCTCGGCGGCTCTATGGATTGGGAGGTAGAGGCAGAGTCGAATCCAGATTTGATGGCCTCGTTGCTGTTCTTTAAGATAATACCTATTTGCGAGTCTGAGCTAACGGACTTGCAGGAGATGTTCTTATCACTCCTTCTTGAAATACTCACTCTCTTCACCTCTGATCTAACTGAATCAGAGTTGGAAACTAAGCTCATACCACGCATCGATCAGTGGATCTCCATCCTCCCTTACATGGATTTGGATCCTCAGTCTGAGCCGGTCTTGGAACTCGAATCACTCATTACTCAAAAGCTCTCAGTGGACGAACTGAAGCGAGGGCTCATATCACCTATTAATCAAATATACTCCATCGTGGTCTGTTCTCCAGAATCAAAGCTAGAGTGGGAGAAGAAGCCAACTAATCTTATTTGCCTATCCCCTCAAGTGCAACTATACTTCGAGAAAGGAAAATTTTCTGTCGCTGGAGAAGTAGAgtggagcagcagcagcaatgAGGAGTGTTGGTTTAACGAGAGGAAACAAGGTATCTACTTCCTCTGCCGTAACTGCAACGGCAAGTACCATGAAGAATACCAAAAAGCTCAAGTTGTAATCAAGAACCACCACCTTCATCCCAAACATCATCTCCAACTTGCCACTTTCCTAGACAGAAGCAGAGAATGTTATTGTTGTGATGACGATCTCTTGGGGGTGTTTTATTACTGCTCCTCTTGTGATTTCGCTATGAACGTCCCTTGCGTGGAGAAGCCGCCACTGTCGTTATCTATTGATCATCCCAAGTGGCATGAGCATCCACTTTCCCTGTTTTCAAGACATGTTCCTTTGAACTGCAGCCTCTGTGCTTTGTCTGATTTGAACTCTCCTATCTATATGTGTCCCCCTTGTGGCTTTGTGGTCCATCTACGATGTATCAAAAACTTACCACGTGTCATACGGATATCTCGCCATCCTCATCGTATCTCTTTCACCCATTCTTTTGATGACCAAAGAGATTGGTCTTGTGGTGTTTGTCGTAGAAAGATAGACAATGATTACGGTGGATATTCTTGCCTCAAGGATGGATGTTCGTATGCTGCTCATTCCAAATGTGCCACCCAGAGCAACGTTTGGGATGGTAAAGAACTTGAAGGAGAGCCAGAAGAAGCTGAAGATGAAGATGTTGAACCTTTTGTGAGGATAAGCGATGGAATCATACAGCATTTCAGTCATGAACATCATCATTTGAAGCTTCATGAGAATATTTATGAAGATTACGATGACAGCAAGCAGTGTCATGCATGCATCACACCAATCTATTTCGGTAGCTTCTACTCGTGTacgcaatgtgatttcataTTACACGAAGCATGTGCGAATCTTTCTCGCAAAATTTTTCACCCAATACATCCACATAAGCTCATACTAATGGGAGAATATGATGGTGGTACAAACGATTATAATTTATGTTCAGCTTGTCCTAGACATTGCACTGGCTTCACCTATAAGTGCACCAAACAAAGATGTCCTTTTCAGATTCACGTGCAGTGCGCCACAATCTCTGAGCCACTACTCCATGAAAGTCATACGCATCCTTTATTTCTAACATCCAAACCAGGGGAGTGGAGAACATGTTCGATTTGCAAAGACTATCTATATAGTGACAGGGAAACATTCAACTGCATTGAATGTGACTTTGCTCTTTGTTTTGCATGTGCTACTTTACCTCAAAAGGTTAGGTATAAGTATGATAAGCATACGCTCACACTTTCTTATGGGGAGGAGACAACAAGTAGCATGGTGTATTGGTGCGAAGCTTGTGAGAAACAAATAGATTTGAAGAAACAGTTTTACAAGTGTGATGAGTATTGTTGTGTTACTCTACACGTTGACTGTCTCCTTGGGTGGACATTGTACATGAGGCCAGGTTCATCGTTTCCTTACTCGAGTAAACGATTTGATGTTGTCCGCAACAATCGTATGTCGAGACCTTTCTGCGAGCGTTGTGAAAAGCGTTGTGAAGACATAATCTATTTCCACCGCTTGGGATCAATAATTTGCTCTCTACATTGTGCTTACTAGCGGTAACTGATTTAATTGTCATTGATTTTTGCTGCAAGAAAAATATGATTGAGAGTTTGTTGTTAATTTGGTTTGGTATGGTCCATTATGATGAGAAAAATAAAGGTTAATGGCTTAGTCCCTCGTCAAATCAAATTAGTACTGGTTTACATACAATATATGAGGTAACTGATATTGCAATTTGATTATAAGGATTATGAAATTGGACTACGGTCCATGCAAATTACTAGTCATCACGCACATAATCTTAACTCCTAAGGTATACGTTTCACTAATTATGATctgtcatatttatatttttattgtacgGTTAATTATGTTTTGCATATATATCACTCGTTTTGGTCTAACGGTAAATAGGTTATAGCCTTGTTATATCAAACAAGGTTGCAACACATGGTTGCACGTGTGGCTGCGCGACCAAGTTTGTTTTGAAAAAGTCAGAATGTCCTATAAGTTtgaattttgtctttttttaacaacatttttttttcccgTCTAAAGTAGATTTAATTAAGGGACAAAAGCCCGTAAACATTACAGAACAGGCCCAAAAAGTCTAACCAAATCACATAAAAGGCCAAAGGCCTATCTTCCAgaaaactctaatactaaaactagggctgggcgttcgggtacccattcgggtttcggtttagtccattcggg
The sequence above is drawn from the Raphanus sativus cultivar WK10039 chromosome 7, ASM80110v3, whole genome shotgun sequence genome and encodes:
- the LOC108814599 gene encoding OVARIAN TUMOR DOMAIN-containing deubiquitinating enzyme 10, with product MVSHEENTGIVEWFLGPHPFTYPPYGVEMIHEQDEEVHHHHYNHLQSGEYYREEEYEEDHRSSSDVDNDEIIARTLQDDFLQLQIAEDNNNNNDYSNQNQQQQHQQEEEEGYTNNYSSNSNEYGWNDQAVVDYSSEWVGNENDQEDDSANIYSCSSPSDTDEYVYSWESDQCEADGEFGRRLNQMVPLPYVPKINGEIPPEEEAVSDHERLRNRLELFDFAEVRVPGDGNCQFRALADQLYKTADRHKHVRRQIVKQLKSSPDAYEGYVPMDFSEYLKKMSRSGEWGDHVTLQAAADAYRLKIVVLTSFKDTCYIEILPTSQESKGVIFLSFWAEVHYNSIYLNRDTSATELQRRKKWWRFGN
- the LOC108815075 gene encoding uncharacterized protein LOC108815075 gives rise to the protein MDWEVEAESNPDLMASLLFFKIIPICESELTDLQEMFLSLLLEILTLFTSDLTESELETKLIPRIDQWISILPYMDLDPQSEPVLELESLITQKLSVDELKRGLISPINQIYSIVVCSPESKLEWEKKPTNLICLSPQVQLYFEKGKFSVAGEVEWSSSSNEECWFNERKQGIYFLCRNCNGKYHEEYQKAQVVIKNHHLHPKHHLQLATFLDRSRECYCCDDDLLGVFYYCSSCDFAMNVPCVEKPPLSLSIDHPKWHEHPLSLFSRHVPLNCSLCALSDLNSPIYMCPPCGFVVHLRCIKNLPRVIRISRHPHRISFTHSFDDQRDWSCGVCRRKIDNDYGGYSCLKDGCSYAAHSKCATQSNVWDGKELEGEPEEAEDEDVEPFVRISDGIIQHFSHEHHHLKLHENIYEDYDDSKQCHACITPIYFGSFYSCTQCDFILHEACANLSRKIFHPIHPHKLILMGEYDGGTNDYNLCSACPRHCTGFTYKCTKQRCPFQIHVQCATISEPLLHESHTHPLFLTSKPGEWRTCSICKDYLYSDRETFNCIECDFALCFACATLPQKVRYKYDKHTLTLSYGEETTSSMVYWCEACEKQIDLKKQFYKCDEYCCVTLHVDCLLGWTLYMRPGSSFPYSSKRFDVVRNNRMSRPFCERCEKRCEDIIYFHRLGSIICSLHCAY